One Pyxicephalus adspersus chromosome 3, UCB_Pads_2.0, whole genome shotgun sequence genomic window carries:
- the LOC140325406 gene encoding LOW QUALITY PROTEIN: cytochrome P450 1A1-like (The sequence of the model RefSeq protein was modified relative to this genomic sequence to represent the inferred CDS: substituted 2 bases at 2 genomic stop codons) — MDAVTVALITITTVLLVWRSCKRRRLALPGPXSLPFIGNFFQFGDQAHISLTEMREKYGDVFLIKLGMMPIVVVSGSDTVRKVSGKEGEQFANRPKFYSFSLLANGQSMIFSEKYGEAWKVHKKIMINALKSFSXKAASSSNCCCRLEEYVSAEASELVNTMTQMSAKEGRVHK, encoded by the exons ATGGATGCCG TTACTGTGGCTTTAATTACTATTACAACTGTTTTGCTTGTATGGAGATCATGCAAAAGAAGAAGACTTGCCTTGCCAGGCCCATAGTCACTACCCTTTATAGGGAACTTCTTTCAGTTTGGAGATCAAGCTCATATTTCTCTTACTGAGATGAGGGAAAAATATGGAGATGTGTTCCTCATCAAACTGGGCATGATGCCCATAGTTGTTGTAAGTGGATCTGACACAGTGAGAAAGGTTAGTGGTAAGGAAGGAGAACAATTTGCAAACAGACCAAAAttctattctttttctcttttggcCAATGGACAAAGTATGATTTTTTCAGAAAAGTATGGAGAAGCATGGAAAGTACATAAGAAGATAATGATAAATGCTTTAAAGTCTTTTTCATAAAAAGCAGCCAGTTCATCAAACTGCTGTTGTCGTCTGGAAGAATACGTTTCTGCTGAAGCATCAGAACTTGTTAACACTATGACACAAATGTCAGCGAAAGAAGGAAGAGTCCATAAATAA